A single genomic interval of Desulfovibrio sp. harbors:
- a CDS encoding DUF2867 domain-containing protein yields MTTTDDAGTLFVTGATGYVGGRLVPLLLERGWRVRAGARSLDKLACRPFASHPSCELVQADVRDYQSLRAALEGCHAAYYLVHSMGSAGKDFASADLNSARTFARACAEAGVSRIIYLGGLGDENADLSHHLRSRMDTAKALSSSPVPVTYLRAAAILGAGSASYELLRSLVEHLPVMITPRWVHTRCQPISIRNVLDYLAGCLEHPETAGQTYDIGGPDILTYADLFQLYAQVAGLGKRLIIPVPFLSPWLSGLWIGLVTPVPPSVARPLIEGLKNEVVCRESRIRQIIPVPLQSCRETFMAARRELKDRLVPSCWADAGLVQPPEWVVCGDVPYAGGTVHEMCFQAVLNAPPETVWPFLESIGGERGWYFANFLWKIRAGMDRLCGGAGLGAGRRDPEHLVKGDYLDCFRVWENSPPNKLTLLSMMKSPGEGALEIALEPETGGCSRVTLRNRFQPRGLSGLVYWYALFIPHHILFTGLIRGLARACGSRLVSGPLRLVGKMPGSCRIPGQK; encoded by the coding sequence ATGACCACGACAGATGATGCGGGCACACTCTTTGTGACAGGGGCCACCGGCTATGTTGGCGGAAGGCTCGTTCCGTTGCTGTTGGAAAGAGGGTGGCGCGTAAGGGCTGGAGCCCGCTCGCTCGACAAGCTGGCTTGCCGGCCCTTTGCTTCCCATCCATCCTGTGAGCTGGTCCAGGCCGACGTCCGCGACTATCAAAGCCTCCGCGCAGCCCTGGAAGGTTGCCATGCGGCGTACTATTTGGTCCACTCCATGGGATCGGCTGGCAAAGATTTCGCTTCGGCAGATCTTAATTCCGCCCGCACTTTCGCAAGGGCTTGCGCGGAAGCGGGCGTCTCGCGCATCATCTACCTGGGCGGCCTTGGCGACGAAAATGCCGACCTGTCCCATCATCTTCGTTCACGAATGGATACAGCCAAGGCCCTGTCCTCAAGCCCGGTGCCGGTCACGTACCTGCGCGCGGCGGCCATCCTGGGAGCGGGCAGCGCCTCGTACGAACTGCTTCGCTCCCTGGTGGAGCACCTGCCGGTAATGATAACTCCACGCTGGGTGCACACCCGTTGCCAGCCGATCTCAATCCGCAACGTGCTCGACTACCTGGCCGGTTGCCTGGAGCACCCGGAGACCGCAGGACAAACCTACGACATAGGCGGGCCAGACATTCTCACCTATGCGGACCTGTTCCAGCTTTACGCCCAGGTGGCTGGGCTCGGAAAACGTCTCATCATCCCGGTGCCCTTTCTCTCCCCCTGGCTGTCTGGGTTATGGATCGGCCTCGTCACCCCCGTACCGCCTTCTGTAGCGAGACCCCTGATTGAGGGACTCAAAAACGAGGTGGTCTGCCGTGAAAGCCGCATCCGCCAGATCATCCCTGTGCCGCTGCAAAGCTGCCGTGAAACCTTCATGGCGGCCCGGCGGGAGCTCAAGGATCGTCTCGTCCCCAGCTGTTGGGCAGACGCGGGCTTGGTCCAGCCTCCTGAGTGGGTGGTATGCGGAGACGTTCCCTATGCCGGGGGAACGGTTCACGAAATGTGCTTCCAGGCAGTGCTTAATGCACCGCCGGAAACAGTCTGGCCTTTTCTGGAATCCATCGGAGGCGAGCGTGGGTGGTATTTTGCGAACTTTCTCTGGAAGATTCGCGCCGGCATGGACCGTTTGTGCGGAGGAGCGGGCCTGGGTGCGGGAAGGCGCGACCCGGAACACCTGGTGAAAGGGGATTACCTGGATTGCTTCCGGGTTTGGGAGAACTCGCCACCGAACAAGTTGACCCTTTTATCGATGATGAAATCTCCTGGCGAAGGCGCTCTGGAGATCGCCCTGGAACCTGAAACTGGCGGATGCAGCCGGGTCACACTCCGTAATCGCTTTCAGCCTCGCGGCCTGTCCGGACTTGTCTACTGGTACGCCCTGTTCATTCCCCACCACATCTTGTTTACCGGGCTCATTCGCGGGCTCGCCCGGGCGTGTGGGAGCAGACTGGTTTCCGGTCCACTTCGCCTGGTTGGAAAAATGCCCGGTTCGT
- a CDS encoding DUF2062 domain-containing protein, translating into MKKNHQGDVSFVTKSAGQFVRLLRLKWLTLLRIKKTPHEIALGFAFGVFFGFIPIIPFQSIWAIGLCWIFVGSKLAAFAGAWVSNPVTVTPLFTAFYFVGKLVLPELDLDSPPSILHSDWLDWDFFLDTGWKLALILNTGGIVLGVPAALLSYFLAHFFVKKYQGRKGGSPSTGYGQPPSQDY; encoded by the coding sequence ATGAAGAAGAATCACCAAGGTGATGTTTCATTCGTTACGAAAAGCGCCGGGCAGTTCGTACGCCTGCTCCGATTAAAATGGCTTACGCTTTTGCGTATAAAGAAAACTCCTCATGAAATAGCTCTTGGTTTTGCATTCGGTGTCTTCTTTGGCTTTATTCCAATAATTCCGTTCCAGTCCATCTGGGCCATAGGTTTATGTTGGATATTCGTAGGGAGCAAATTGGCCGCTTTCGCAGGGGCCTGGGTATCCAACCCGGTAACTGTTACTCCACTGTTCACAGCGTTCTATTTTGTTGGCAAGCTTGTTTTACCAGAACTCGATCTGGATTCTCCCCCTTCCATCCTCCATTCGGATTGGCTTGACTGGGATTTCTTCCTGGACACCGGGTGGAAGCTTGCCTTGATTCTCAACACTGGTGGAATAGTGTTAGGGGTTCCAGCCGCCTTACTCTCGTACTTCCTCGCTCATTTTTTTGTGAAAAAATATCAGGGCCGCAAGGGCGGCAGCCCAAGCACGGGGTATGGACAACCCCCAAGCCAGGATTATTAG